Proteins from a genomic interval of Harpia harpyja isolate bHarHar1 chromosome 9, bHarHar1 primary haplotype, whole genome shotgun sequence:
- the LOC128146123 gene encoding mothers against decapentaplegic homolog 6-like isoform X2 produces MFRSRRAGLVRRLWRQRCAAASPEDSPGALKPAAHALFKKLKDEELELLVQAVESRGAWESGCVWAPRGELRGAKQALPPQVLLCRLYRWPDLRQPHELKHLCYCTRGRGGCGDAAALCCNPHHFSRLAAPETPPPPYSKASCGPSWPDEPQHPGTQFMEFSYNDTSLSQSTVKDSYWCKLAYWEHRTRVGRLYAVHEASVNIFCELPQGSGFCLGQLPATHCSRAVQRARGKIGWGLLLSREPGGVWAYNRSEHPIFVSSPTLGPPSACGLTVLKVLPGYSAKVFDYERVGGVGSLRLPGEGPCDPHSIRISFAKGWGPCYSRQFITSCPCWLEVLLNRPR; encoded by the exons ATGTTCCGCTCGCGCCGTGCCGGACTGGTGAGGCGGCTGTGGCGGCAGCGCTGTGCAGCGGCCAGCCCCGAGGACAGCCCCGGAGCCCTCAAACCGGCAGCGCACGCCCTCTTCAAGAAGCTGAAGGAcgaggagctggagctgctggtgcaggCGGTGGAGAGCCGGGGCGCCTGGGAGTCCGGCTGTGTCTGGGCACCGcggggggagctgcggggggcCAAGCAGGCGCTGCCCCCCCAGGTCCTGCTCTGCCGTCTCTACCGCTGGCCTGACCTCCGCCAGCCCCATGAGCTCAAGCATCTCTGCTACTGCAccaggggccgggggggctgtggggacgCAGCTGCACTCTGCTGCAACCCCCACCACTTCAGCCGCCTGGCTGCACCTG AGACCCCTCCACCCCCCTACTCGAAGGCGTCCTGCGGTCCCTCCTGGCCAGACGAGCCCCAGCACCCCGGCACCCAGTTCATGGAGTTCAGCTACAACG ACACCAGCCTCTCACAGAGCACTGTTAAGGACAGCTACTGGTGCAAACTGGCTTACTGGGAGCACCGGACACGTGTGGGCCGCCTCTACGCCGTGCATGAGGCGTCGGTGAACATCTTCTGCGAGCTGCCACAGGGCAGCGGATTCTGCCTGGGCCAGTTGCCAGCCACCCACTGCAGCCGTGCTGTCCAGCGGGCACGCGGCAAGAtcggctgggggctgctgctgagccGGGAGCCGGGTGGCGTGTGGGCTTACAACCGCAGCGAGCACCCCATCTTCGTCAGCTCGCCCACCTTGGGGCCCCCCAGTGCCTGCGGGCTCACCGTCCTCAAGGTGCTGCCTGGCTACTCAGCGAAGGTGTTCGACTACGAGcgggtggggggtgtggggagcCTGCGGCTCCCTGGGGAGGGCCCCTGCGACCCCCACAGCATCCGCATCAGCTTTGCCAAGGGCTGGGGGCCCTGCTACTCCCGGCAGTTCATCACCTCCTGCCCATGCTGGCTGGAGGTCCTGCTGAACCGGCCGCgctga
- the LOC128146123 gene encoding mothers against decapentaplegic homolog 6-like isoform X1 — MFRSRRAGLVRRLWRQRCAAASPEDSPGALKPAAHALFKKLKDEELELLVQAVESRGAWESGCVWAPRGELRGAKQALPPQVLLCRLYRWPDLRQPHELKHLCYCTRGRGGCGDAAALCCNPHHFSRLAAPETPPPPYSKASCGPSWPDEPQHPGTQFMEFSYNGGDWRDTSLSQSTVKDSYWCKLAYWEHRTRVGRLYAVHEASVNIFCELPQGSGFCLGQLPATHCSRAVQRARGKIGWGLLLSREPGGVWAYNRSEHPIFVSSPTLGPPSACGLTVLKVLPGYSAKVFDYERVGGVGSLRLPGEGPCDPHSIRISFAKGWGPCYSRQFITSCPCWLEVLLNRPR; from the exons ATGTTCCGCTCGCGCCGTGCCGGACTGGTGAGGCGGCTGTGGCGGCAGCGCTGTGCAGCGGCCAGCCCCGAGGACAGCCCCGGAGCCCTCAAACCGGCAGCGCACGCCCTCTTCAAGAAGCTGAAGGAcgaggagctggagctgctggtgcaggCGGTGGAGAGCCGGGGCGCCTGGGAGTCCGGCTGTGTCTGGGCACCGcggggggagctgcggggggcCAAGCAGGCGCTGCCCCCCCAGGTCCTGCTCTGCCGTCTCTACCGCTGGCCTGACCTCCGCCAGCCCCATGAGCTCAAGCATCTCTGCTACTGCAccaggggccgggggggctgtggggacgCAGCTGCACTCTGCTGCAACCCCCACCACTTCAGCCGCCTGGCTGCACCTG AGACCCCTCCACCCCCCTACTCGAAGGCGTCCTGCGGTCCCTCCTGGCCAGACGAGCCCCAGCACCCCGGCACCCAGTTCATGGAGTTCAGCTACAACGGTGGCGACTGGCGTG ACACCAGCCTCTCACAGAGCACTGTTAAGGACAGCTACTGGTGCAAACTGGCTTACTGGGAGCACCGGACACGTGTGGGCCGCCTCTACGCCGTGCATGAGGCGTCGGTGAACATCTTCTGCGAGCTGCCACAGGGCAGCGGATTCTGCCTGGGCCAGTTGCCAGCCACCCACTGCAGCCGTGCTGTCCAGCGGGCACGCGGCAAGAtcggctgggggctgctgctgagccGGGAGCCGGGTGGCGTGTGGGCTTACAACCGCAGCGAGCACCCCATCTTCGTCAGCTCGCCCACCTTGGGGCCCCCCAGTGCCTGCGGGCTCACCGTCCTCAAGGTGCTGCCTGGCTACTCAGCGAAGGTGTTCGACTACGAGcgggtggggggtgtggggagcCTGCGGCTCCCTGGGGAGGGCCCCTGCGACCCCCACAGCATCCGCATCAGCTTTGCCAAGGGCTGGGGGCCCTGCTACTCCCGGCAGTTCATCACCTCCTGCCCATGCTGGCTGGAGGTCCTGCTGAACCGGCCGCgctga